A part of Macrobrachium nipponense isolate FS-2020 chromosome 26, ASM1510439v2, whole genome shotgun sequence genomic DNA contains:
- the LOC135200213 gene encoding rhodopsin-like: MGYWDDPSKMAGNTLPSTNPYGNYTVVDTVPHHLLHLVDVHWYQFPPMNPLWYNLIAVWMVVMGLLAVGGNFVVIWVFMNTKSLRTPANMYVVNLAFSDFGMMLTMCPPILVNCYYQTWAFSDMACQIYGLLGSSFGTISIWTMIFITLDRYNVIVKGLSATPLTSKAALLRIFFVWAQTFFWGLLPLFGFCRYVPEGNMTACGTDYLTEELWSHLYLYFYAFDCYIFPLFLIIYCYGYIMKAVATHERQMREQAKKMGVKSLRNDPESKKTSNECRLAKVALTTVSLWFIAWTPYFVINMAGLLYKPMVTPLFSIWGSVFAKANAVYNPIIYAISHPKYRAAMEKKLPCLSCATDRDEDASSTGDATTVADEKA; the protein is encoded by the coding sequence ATGGGTTACTGGGATGATCCTTCAAAGATGGCAGGTAATACACTGCCATCCACGAACCCTTACGGGAACTACACCGTAGTCGACACGGTGCCCCATCATCTCCTCCATTTAGTGGATGTTCACTGGTACCAGTTTCCTCCTATGAACCCTCTCTGGTATAATTtgattgctgtatggatggttgtTATGGGCCTCCTCGCTGTTGGCGGCAACTTCGTTGTTATCTGGGTCTTCATGAACACCAAGTCTCTCAGGACTCCCGCTAACATGTATGTTGTGAATTTGGCTTTCTCTGACTTTGGTATGATGTTAACCATGTGCCCACCAATTTTGGTTAACTGCTATTACCAGACTTGGGCTTTCAGTGATATGGCTTGCCAAATTTATGGTCTACTGGGGTCAAGTTTTGGAACTATATCTATTTGGACAATGATCTTCATTACTTTGGATCGTTACAATGTCATTGTGAAGGGTCTCTCTGCAACACCTTTGACTTCTAAAGCTGCTTTGTTAAGAATTTTCTTTGTATGGGCACAAACATTCTTCTGGGGTCTTCTTCCTCTGTTTGGCTTCTGTAGATATGTTCCTGAGGGTAACATGACCGCCTGTGGCACTGACTATCTCACAGAAGAGCTCTGGAGTCATTTATACCTGTATTTTTATGCCTTTGATTGCTACATCTTCCCTCTCTTCTTAATCATCTATTGCTATGGGTACATCATGAAAGCTGTTGCCACTCACGAGAGGCAGATGCGTGAACAGGCCAAGAAGATGGGAGTGAAGTCCCTGAGAAATGACCCAGAGTCCAAGAAGACTTCAAACGAGTGCCGTCTCGCAAAGGTCGCCCTTACAACTGTGTCCCTATGGTTTATTGCATGGACTCCCTACTTTGTCATCAATATGGCAGGTCTCTTATACAAGCCTATGGTTACTCCTCTGTTTTCAATTTGGGGTTCTGTCTTCGCCAAGGCCAATGCTGTGTACAACCCTATTATCTACGCTATCAGCCATCCTAAATACAGAGCTGCTATGGAAAAGAAGTTACCTTGCCTCTCATGTGCTACTGACAGAGACGAAGATGCCAGTTCCACTGGTGATGCGACAACGGTTGCTGATGAAAAGGCTTGA
- the LOC135200214 gene encoding rhodopsin-like, producing MGYWDDPAKMAGIGLPSTNPYGNYTVVDTVSHDLLYLVDAHWYQFPPMNPLWYNLIAVWMVVMCLLSLGGNFVVIWVFMCTKSLRSPANMYVVNLAISDFGIMFTMCPPILVNCYYQTWAFSDVACQIYGLLGSSFGTASIWSMIFITLDRYNVIVKGLSGTPLTTKGALLRIFIVWAQTFFWGALPLFGFCRYVPEGNMTACGTDYLTEEFWSHLYLYLYSVDCYIFPLFLIIYCYAFIMKAVATHETQMREQAKKMGVKSLRNDPEAKKTSNECRLAKVALTTVSLWFIAWTPYFVINMSGILYKPMVTPLFSIWGSVFAKANAVYNPIVYAISHPKYRAAMEKKLPCLSCTTERDEDGSSTSDATTVASSSEKA from the coding sequence ATGGGTTACTGGGACGACCCTGCAAAGATGGCCGGTATTGGCCTGCCTTCCACGAACCCATACGGGAACTACACTGTAGTCGACACGGTATCCCATGATCTCCTTTATTTAGTTGATGCCCACTGGTACCAGTTTCCTCCTATGAACCCTCTCTGGTATAATCTAATTGCTGTTTGGATGGTTGTTATGTGCCTACTCTCTCTTGGTGGCAACTTCGTTGTTATCTGGGTTTTCATGTGTACCAAATCTCTCAGATCCCCTGCAAATATGTACGTTGTTAATTTGGCTATTTCTGATTTTGGCATTATGTTTACCATGTGCCCACCAATTTTAGTTAACTGCTATTATCAGACATGGGCTTTCAGTGATGTAGCTTGCCAAATTTATGGTCTACTGGGGTCAAGTTTTGGAACTGCATCTATTTGGTCAATGATCTTCATTACTTTGGATCGTTACAATGTCATTGTTAAGGGACTCTCTGGAACACCTTTGACCACCAAAGGTGCCTTATTGAGGATTTTCATTGTATGGGCACAAACATTTTTCTGGGGTGCTCTTCCTCTGTTTGGCTTCTGTAGATATGTTCCTGAGGGTAACATGACAGCCTGTGGCACTGATTATCTTACAGAAGAGTTCTGGAGTCATTTATACCTGTACCTTTATTCTGTTGATTGCTATATCTTCCCTCTCTTCTTAATCATCTATTGCTATGCGTTCATCATGAAAGCTGTCGCCACTCACGAGACACAGATGCGCGAACAGGCCAAGAAGATGGGAGTGAAGTCACTGAGAAATGACCCAGAGGCCAAGAAGACTTCAAACGAGTGCCGTCTTGCAAAGGTCGCCCTTACGACTGTGTCCCTATGGTTTATTGCATGGACCCCCTACTTTGTTATCAATATGTCAGGTATATTATACAAGCCTATGGTTACTCCTTTGTTTTCAATTTGGGGTTCTGTCTTCGCCAAGGCCAATGCTGTGTATAACCCTATTGTTTATGCTATCAGCCATCCTAAATATCGAGCTGCTATGGAAAAGAAGTTACCTTGCCTCTCATGTACTACTGAGAGAGACGAAGATGGCAGTTCTACCTCTGATGCTACAACGGTAGCATCAAGTAGTGAAAAAGCCTAG